The genome window TCGGGGAGATGTTGATGACCTATTTCCAAGCGCAGGGCGGGGCTGGTGTCGTCATCGATGCCGGCATCCGGGATTCCATGCCGATCTTCCAAGAGTTGAAGGTGCCGGTCTGGTCAACTGCCGTGACTACCGGCGGGGCGGGGCATCTGAACCTCTTTCCCGCTGACTTCAACCTTCCTATCGGCTGTGGCAAGGTCTTGGTTAATCCCGGCGACATCATCATGGCGGACGATGGCGGGGCTATCGTCGTGCCGCCTCGGTTGATACCTCGTATCCTCGACATCGCCGGTGAGCGTGAGGAGCATGAGGTCTTTGTCCGTATGAAACTACGGGAGGGCGGGGATCTGCGGAAATATTATCCGTTCAACGAAGAGGGTAGGAAAGAGTATGAGGAGTGGTTAGCTGCCCAGAAGCGGTGAGTTGGTAGGGAGCAAAATTGAGGGAAGGTGTTTTCCGCTTTTCGTTTTTAATGAAAGNNGCTTGTGCACTTTCATCGTACTCTGTAACTGCGGCGGTGTTGCAACCGCCCAAGTTGTAGAGATCCCCGACCCGAACCTTAACAAAGCCATCCGAGAAACACTTACCCTCCCCGATCAAATCCCAATCACTCAACCGGAGATGCTACGATTAACGCGTTTTACTGCAAAAGAAGCACAAATCGAAAACATCAACGGCTTACAGTATGCCCAAAATCTCAAATCGCTGGAGCTCTCTGTCAATAAAATTCAAGACACCAGGCGATTAGCTGAGTTGATACACCTCGATTTTCTGATACTTCGAGATAATCCAATCCGAGATCTGACCCCCCTTGCCAATTTAACGCAACTTACATATCTCAACCTCGCCGGTGTCCACATCACAGACCTCACCCCCCTTGCAACACTCACGCAGTTGGAGGAGCTTCACCTGAGCCATTGTGGGATAACAGACATCACCCCGCTTGCCAATTTAACGCAACTCATCTGGCTAAATCTAGCTGCGAATCAGATTGTCAATATAAGCCCGCTAGCCAATTTAACAGCGTTGGAAAAACTGTGGATTGAGAGCAATCAAATTGTCGATATAAGCCCACTAGCCAATTTAAACCGGCTGAAAGAACTCCAGATATATAGCAATCCGATTGTAGATTTCTCTCCACTTTTGGGGTTGTCTTTGACCTATCTCTCGCGTGATGAGGAGTGTGTGCTACCAGGCGTTCCGGTCAAACCGAGGCTCGAAAATCGGAGTTTGCCCTCTGTTTTCCAACCGTGGGACGATCCAACCTATAACAGAGCCACATTATCGCATCTAGATCGTATTGCACTTCACGATTTACATTGGGCGGGTCCACGGCATGGCGTCGATTTCAAACAAACAGCTGCCGGTTATCAACTCGTAGGCGATTTGGAAAAGGTAAGAAGAACTATGGACGAGCTCCGTGCCAAAAATCCTAACGTAATCCTCCTTGCTGAAGTTCGGCAGCGGGATGCACATCTTCATACCCAGTATCCCGAAGATTGGCCGTATTGGGTGAGAGGTGAAAATGGGAATCTGGTTGAAAGTAGCGGCTACGCTGGTATCTACCTAATTGATACGACAGATCCAAAAGTTCAAGACATCATTGTTCAACAAGCGGTTGCCATCGCAAAATGTGGGCTATATGATGGCATCTTCTTCGACTGGTTGCTTGAGGACGGCGGTTCACTTAGAGATTTTTCTGTTCATCCTGCACCATTCCTCCGTCCACCCGAAGCAGAGCGAGAGGCTCGACTCGCAATTCTCCAGCGTATCCGCCAAGCGGTGCCGGACGATTTTCTAATCCTCTGTAATCAGACCCGAACGAAACTCAAACTCTCAGCCCCCTATGTCAACGGTGCCTTTATGGAAACCTTTCAAGACTATGAAGGCGGATACACATATAGCGGACTTGCCGAGATTGAAAGCACCCTGCTCTGGTCAGAAAATAATCTACGAGAACCACAAATCAACTGCTTAGAGGGGTGGGGGATTCCGACCGAACCGCCAGACAGCCCAATCAATCAGCGGTGGATGCGCGTCTTTACGACCATGAGCCTCACCCTCTCTGATGGATTCATTCTCTATAATGACGGGAGAAAAATTTACGGCGAATATGATCATCAGCACTGGTGGTATGATTTTTAGGACGCTGACCTTGGACAACCTGTTGGACAAACGG of Candidatus Poribacteria bacterium contains these proteins:
- a CDS encoding ribonuclease activity regulator RraA; this translates as MSTIKRPTSEIIKALYELGTDAVTSTMEALGVRRTFMEGPIARVPGSKIVGPALTLRFTPQREDQMRGYQIPGASAEESEPEGEEAGEKTSALWEVMFEVQAGDVIVVDGRGDLATGCFGEMLMTYFQAQGGAGVVIDAGIRDSMPIFQELKVPVWSTAVTTGGAGHLNLFPADFNLPIGCGKVLVNPGDIIMADDGGAIVVPPRLIPRILDIAGEREEHEVFVRMKLREGGDLRKYYPFNEEGRKEYEEWLAAQKR